A stretch of Coccidioides posadasii str. Silveira chromosome 2, complete sequence DNA encodes these proteins:
- a CDS encoding uncharacterized protein (EggNog:ENOG410PHFC~COG:A~BUSCO:6671at33183) has translation MKYLFRSLIVPRSTLYPTSQQLKSIGKFIHYSAAMPAEEAASRAPSVSMSYSPRKPMPSALTFDLEARCSTTKARASTLILPHGPVQLPIFMPVATQASLKGLTPDQLKQTGCMLCLNNTYHLGLKPGQEVLDAVGGAHKFQGWDRNILTDSGGFQMVSLLKLARVTEDGVRFLSPHDGTPMLLTPEHSISLQNSIGSDIIMQLDDVIATTSPDHARMKEAMERSVRWLDRCIDAHKYPERQNLFCIIQGGLDLEMRKECCKQMVERDTPGIAIGGLSGGEAKDEFCKVVDTCTELLPENKPRYVMGVGYPEDLVVAVALGADMFDCVWPTRTARFGNAVTSSGTLSLRHASFANDYRPVEEGCKCTTCRPKSEGGLGVTRAFIHHLASKETAGAHLLTMHNVHYLLSLMNSARQAIIDDRYPAFCREFFGKLYSNRSDYPDWVVNALQKVGVDLMVD, from the exons ATGAAATACCTTTTCCGCAGTTTAATTGTTCCACGCTCTACCCTATACCCTACTTCACAGCAACTCAAAAGCATCGGCAAATTTATTCATTACTCCGCAGCCATGCCCGCCGAAGAAGCAGCATCGCGTGCTCCGTCAGTCAGCATGAGCTACTCACCACGGAAACCAATGCCCTCTGCCCTAACATTTGATCTTGAAGCTAGATGCTCA ACAACCAAAGCCCGCGCCAGCACCCTCATACTACCCCACGGTCCCGTCCAATTACCCATATTCATGCCCGTTGCGACACAAGCGTCCCTTAAAGGACTCACGCCGGATCAGCTGAAGCAAACTGGATGCATGTTATGCTTGAACAACACATATCATTTGGGGTTAAAGCCAGGCCAGGAAGTGCTAGATGCGGTAGGCGGCGCGCATAAATTTCAGGGATGGGATAGGAATATATTGACGGATAGTGGTGG GTTCCAGATGGTGTCATTATTGAAACTTGCTAGGGTTACGGAGGATGGAGTTCGATTTTTAAGTCCGCATGATGGGACGCCGAT GCTTCTTACTCCGGAACACTCGATATCACTACAGAATTCTATAGGATCAGATATTATTATGCAACTTGACGATGTCATCGCTACTACGTCCCCCGATCACGCCCGTATGAAAGAAGCAATGGAGCGTTCGGTACGCTGGCTAGATCGATGCATTGATGCGCACAAATACCCTGAAAGACAAAACTTATTTTGTATCATACAAGGTGGTCTTGATTTGGAGATGCGCAAAGAGTGCTGCAAACAAATGGTCGAGAGGGATACTCCAGGTATTGCCATTGGTGGGTTGTCGGGAGGTGAAGCGAAAGATGAATTCTGTAAAGT AGTTGATACATGCACAGAGCTATTACCTGAGAATAAACCAAGATATGTCATGGGCGTG GGATACCCGGAAGATCTAGTCGTAGCGGTCGCATTGGGTGCAGATATGTTTGATTGCGTTTGGCCTACTCGAACGGCT CGATTTGGAAATGCCGTGACATCTTCAGGTACTTTGAGCCTTCGACATGCCTCGTTTGCAAACGATTATAGACCAGTTGAGGAAGGGTGCAAGTGCACTACATGCAGACCGAAATCCGAAGGCGGGCTCGGTGTGACGCGCGCGTTTATTCACCATTTGGCATCGAAGGAAACAGCGGGTGCGCATTT GCTGACCATGCATAATGTTCATTACCTCCTTTCTTTGATGAACTCCGCAAGACAGGCAATCATTGACGATCGATATCCGGCCTTTTGCCGCGAGTTTTTCGGAAAACTATATAGCAACCGTTCAGACTATCCTGACTGGGTGGTCAATGCGCTACAGAAAGTTGGTGTAGACTTGATGGTAGATTAA
- a CDS encoding uncharacterized protein (EggNog:ENOG410PPEE~COG:S~TransMembrane:1 (o550-569i)) translates to MQACDRCHRRKSRCDKQVPLCGPCMKAGVPCVYTDRSKEPTYRKEVVERLERRLKQCEATNRALAARLASANSQLAAATGVNGASSEDRAMAALPQDQQQQQQQQPRSDSDNEVTDEVSFLSLTAGGERQFLGSGSGVLFANLVRATVEATSAPTSSIALKTREFQRNSPYPAGGLPGSLASIPKTDLSQIPPELFARDLHHAYFEHDHLCYPFLHRPTVLASFEQIYADPSSLDRDHSAAFVYYMILAISSVDFHKFDWQTRPDAENFHAIALARLNEVLQLGGIKALQAILLLVQYRMRSSIQDTSASMWHLVGVAARICFELGLHRELVYQVRQTPDPSGLSATDQFIRSETKRRCFFCVVAMDRVVSITLGRPFAIRLEDIDVSLPDSQFDLDITPPGSSFHPSTGESFSRTALFVHIVRYRTLCGKILASLHSGKRPQQKVEDSAALEVRESLAAELEAWRHDTASLNLPAVDLSSAIPGDRSSFRAHEWYEILYHNAILMLYRPSPAFSAVSTKVPVSIQTIFMAAKQSITLYAHLHRSRRINYTWITLHAVFMAGLSYVYAVGRHFRAKRRIAAGGHATTMLDEDPSIIEIVNETRACSNVLVAVSERWSASRNSHDVFHRLSDAVLADAIELLSSPPPSSATSQHPQGSIPIGGLGSPSSMSMSGMAHMNNTTSTPGGLETSWPVPDMVTSPPLAVDSVLRDCFRDLQNIHEHGCGDDPIGRLSQDWLGEIGGMSLEAVQIWGE, encoded by the exons ATGCAGGCCTGCGATCGTTGCCATCGCCGAAAGTCACGATGTGATAAACAGGTACCTCTCTGCGGCCCGTGTATGAAGGCCGGTGTCCCCTGCGTATATACAGATCGTTCCAAAGAGCCGACGTATAGAAAAGAGGTTGTCGAGCGGTTAGAGCGCCGGCTGAAGCAGTGCGAGGCGACTAATCGTGCTTTGGCTGCGAGATTGGCGAGTGCTAACAGTCAGCTTGCTGCGGCCACGGGAGTAAATGGCGCCTCAAGTGAGGATCGGGCAATGGCTGCCCTCCCTCAGgaccagcagcagcagcaacagcagcaaccACGGTCAGACAGCGACAATGAGGTGACGGACGAGGTTTCGTTCCTATCCCTGACTGCTGGCGGGGAGAGGCAATTCTTAGGATCGGGCAGCGGAGTGCTGTTTGCCAACCTTGTTCGTGCTACAGTAGAAGCAACTTCTGCACCTACTTCGTCAATTGCTCTCAAAACCAGAGAGTTCCAACGCAATTCTCCCTATCCCGCCGGTGGTCTTCCCGGATCCCTCGCATCAATACCGAAGACCGACCTCTCCCAGATTCCCCCTGAACTATTCGCGCGAGACCTACACCATGCATACTTCGAACATGACCACCTTTGCTACCCTTTCCTCCATCGCCCTACCGTCCTTGCCTCCTTTGAACAAATATACGCAGATCCATCGTCCCTGGATCGCGACCACTCCGCTGCGTTTGTATACTATATGATATTAGCTATATCGTCGGTCGATTTCCATAAATTCGATTGGCAGACGAGACCTGATGCCGAAAATTTTCACGCAATTGCATTGGCCAGGCTTAATGAGGTCCTGCAGCTTGGTGGGATTAAGGCGCTACAAGCCATCCTTCTGCTTGTGCAGTATCGGATGAGGAGTTCAATCCAGGATACTTCTGCAA GCATGTGGCATTTAGTCGGAGTCGCGGCGCGAATATGCTTTGAACTTGGCCTTCATCGAGAGCTTGTATATCAGGTTCGTCAGACTCCCGATCCGTCTGGGTTAAGCGCGACGGATCAATTCATTCGATCAGAAACTAAACGTCGGTGTTTCTTTTGCGTCGTTGCAATGGATCG TGTTGTGAGCATTACGCTGGGCCGGCCCTTTGCAATTCGACTCGAGGATATCGACGTTTCTCTCCCCGATTCCCAATTCGATTTGGATATCACCCCACCTGGATCCAGCTTTCACCCGTCAACCGGCGAGTCATTTTCTCGCACGGCCTTGTTCGTTCACATTGTTCGCTATAGAACCCTATGTGGCAAGATCCTCGCTTCGTTGCACAGTGGAAAGCGCCCTCAGCAGAAAGTCGAGGACAGTGCTGCTTTGGAAGTTCGAGAAAGCCTGGCAGCGGAACTTGAGGCATGGCGCCATGACACGGCTTCCCTCAATCTTCCTGCTGTAGATCTTTCTAGTGCAATACCGGGTGACAGGTCAAGTTTCCGTGCACATGAGTGGTACGAGATTTTATACCACAACGCAATTCTGATGCTCTACCGCCCGTCCCCTGCATTTTCGGCAGTTTCGACGAAAGTTCCAGTCTCGATACAAACGATCTTTATGGCTGCGAAGCAATCTATCACTTTGTATGCTCATCTCCATCGCTCTAGGAGGATTAACTATACATGGATTACGCTACACGCCGTGTTCATGGCAGGCCTTTCTTACGTTTACGCCGTTGGTCGGCATTTTCGCGCAAAACGTCGAATAGCAGCCGGAGGCCACGCGACCACGATGCTCGACGAAGATCCATCTATCATAGAAATTGTGAACGAAACCCGTGCTTGCTCTAACGTGCTGGTAGCTGTATCCGAGCGCTGGTCTGCCTCCCGCAATTCTCACGACGTGTTCCACCGTCTGAGCGACGCAGTTCTCGCCGATGCCATTGAACTTTTAAGCTCGCCACCGCCGTCATCAGCGACTAGCCAACATCCGCAAGGTTCCATACCAATTGGCGGGCTGGGTTCTCCATCCAGCATGTCCATGAGCGGAATGGCCCATATGAATAATACCACAAGCACACCCGGTGGCCTGGAAACGTCATGGCCTGTGCCGGATATGGTGACCAGTCCGCCGCTGGCGGTGGATTCAGTGTTGAGGGATTGTTTTAGGGATTTACAAAATATCCACGAGCATGGTTGCGGAGATGATCCGATTGGGAGACTGTCGCAGGATTGGTTGGGAGAGATTGGTGGGATGTCATTGGAAGCGGTGCAGATTTGGGGAGAGTAG
- the TMP1 gene encoding Thymidylate synthase (EggNog:ENOG410PGME~COG:F~BUSCO:9891at33183), whose protein sequence is MASNTPVDHVQALQAPTTPSAPFPSPSPNPAHDPTHEEHQYLNLIRTILATGEHRPDRTGTGTCAIFAPPQLRFSLSKPGPTPSSTPIPILPLLTTKRVFLRAVILELLWFISGCTSSLTLSEAGVKIWDGNGSREFLDSVGLSHREVGDLGPVYGFQWRHFGAEYVDAKADYSGKGVDQIAEVVRKLKENPYDRRIILSAWNPADLKKMALPPCHMFAQFYVSFCNAALPEMENGTNEDADKKQKGTLNCLLYQRSCDMGLGVPFNIASYALLTHMLAHAADLYPGTLIHTMGDAHVYLDHIAALQEQLTREPTTFPELRINRTDRGSGDMDGWAEGDFEVIGYKPHKMIKMKMSV, encoded by the coding sequence ATGGCCTCAAATACACCTGTTGACCATGTTCAGGCACTTCAAGCGCCGACAACACCCTCCGCCCCATTCCCTTCACCGTCGCCCAACCCGGCCCATGATCCCACTCATGAAGAGCATCAATACCTTAATCTTATCCGCACCATACTCGCAACAGGCGAACACAGACCCGACCGTACAGGAACAGGTACATGTGCCATCTTCGCTCCTCCACAGCTTCGATTCTCCCTCTCCAAACCCGGTCCTACGCCGTCATCCACTCCAATCCCTATTCTACCTCTCCTCACCACCAAACGCGTCTTCCTTCGCGCCGTAATCCTAGAATTGCTCTGGTTCATCTCGGGCTGCACTTCTTCGCTTACTCTTAGTGAAGCAGGCGTAAAAATCTGGGATGGAAATGGGAGTCGAGAGTTCCTTGACTCCGTTGGTCTCTCGCATCGTGAAGTTGGTGACTTGGGCCCTGTATACGGGTTTCAATGGCGCCATTTTGGTGCAGAGTACGTGGATGCGAAGGCAGATTATAGCGGCAAGGGGGTGGACCAGATTGCAGAGGTGGTTCGAAAATTGAAGGAGAATCCGTACGACCGACGGATTATTCTGAGTGCATGGAACCCGGCggatctgaagaagatggcgCTGCCGCCGTGTCATATGTTCGCGCAGTTTTATGTATCTTTCTGCAACGCAGCATTGCCGGAGATGGAGAATGGAACGAATGAAGATGCGGataaaaagcaaaaaggcACCTTGAATTGTCTTCTCTACCAACGATCGTGCGATATGGGCCTTGGGGTACCGTTTAACATCGCCTCATACGCTCTCCTTACACATATGCTTGCTCACGCCGCCGACTTATATCCTGGTACCCTGATTCATACTATGGGCGACGCGCATGTGTACCTGGACCATATCGCAGCCTTGCAGGAGCAGTTGACACGGGAACCTACAACGTTCCCGGAGCTGAGGATCAATCGAACGGATCGCGGCAGTGGGGATATGGACGGATGGGCAGAGGGCGATTTTGAGGTAATTGGGTACAAGCCGCATAAGATGATTAAAATGAAGATGAGCGTGTAA
- a CDS encoding uncharacterized protein (EggNog:ENOG410PG59~COG:B) has product MDGRKPPPAMAPKQHAGSSGRQSTLTTNNEREQLVSSFNQLSLAPQAALPRQSPSRTSSQSYRTLDKPQQAQHDPLAHRSPVPRRTPSINSLREDRRSSTPSLKKRLSTASLRSVQNSNGVGSPRPSTSRRASHQFLSTPGSMMRPISPSVMSECPSPPPLPTASSIAAEHFEKELALHQSTDLRSKTVVILQDACYGHRYSRPRTSKAGLESIVERPERLRAGILGVASAYVRMGKRWGNHRCAPHPDLDLSSLPVPPFQILKTTRTLPLNSPAITHVHGAKWMGELKMMCDAAESRLALNGKELVRPNSSGSDSSGSVPKLHEGDLYLCPESLNAFEGALGGVCEAIDTVFESDATRRAFVCIRPPGHHCSSNFPSGFCWLNNVHVGIAHAAMTHGLTHAAIIDFDLHHGDGSQAIAWEQNQRAISASRNAPLHKKTRIGYFSLHDINSYPCESGDEAKVMSASVCIDNAHGQSVWNVHLEPWKDAMEFWQLYNTKYAVLLDKARCFLRSCSQQLRDSPNSTHPKAAIFLSAGFDASEWEGIGMQRHKVNVPTDFYAKFTSDINRLAEEEDLAVDGRIISVLEGGYSDRALTSGIFSHLSALADTRNVVVDDMDAQSRLASEMFSRLNLSDKASNAPSCDSTEEPILFDTIWWTGPMLEELEIIAQKPPPAPIRKLREKGQPSFLAHTQASAAKAVTPVRERGVLFSHHATLDEPFSLPEVDWALAAVELSKAIIPTDRQTSSLKHADLKGENARSKRERHSLTGSTDLESVSERGHMQLRERKPKAPVIPELQPGNSRSSSRSTRRTTIASSSDLADGALPETPIESLDQTQVVVPQHSRKLSVTSSVASVGSAAPRNISLRKPREASSRPVSRAQASTRPATSMGINVQKQRAVGVGDRSGSRKSTPLDTTSAQSQHGDVDHLSNGVKKLSLKLKVPTPEEHAAREAARIAEERNRNMSKTAKKTPAAKPTKQIAGKSTSKTSRNATISEAPRAESDTADPRREQHQTTDHPSFPSPPLTPLSPCARPQTTVKSAPPKAYTKEDLPVFTSTSVIPFGPSRDSNTGS; this is encoded by the exons ATGGACGGGCGGAAACCCCCGCCTGCAATGGCGCCCAAACAGCACGCTGGATCGTCAGGGCGACAGAGCACTCTCACAACAAACAATGAGCGTGAGCAGCTGGTGAGCTCCTTCAATCAGCTCTCGTTGGCTCCTCAGGCTGCTTTGCCCCGTCAGTCCCCCTCGCGAACCTCTTCCCAATCCTATCGAACCCTCGACAAGCCCCAGCAGGCGCAACATGATCCTCTCGCGCACCGTTCTCCCGTTCCTCGAAGAACACCCAGCATTAACTCTTTGAGGGAAGACCGTCGGTCCTCCACCCCGTCTTTGAAGAAACGCTTGTCTACCGCTTCGCTCCGCTCCGTTCAGAACTCCAACGGCGTTGGCTCTCCGCGCCCCAGCACCTCGAGACGCGCGTCCCACCAATTCCTATCGACGCCAGGATCGATGATGCGACCAATATCCCCTTCCGTCATGTCGGAATGTCCTTCACCTCCTCCCCTGCCCACCGCCTCATCCATCGCTGCGGAGCATTTCGAGAAAGAGCTTGCACTTCACCAGTCCACAGACCTACGATCAAAGACGGTCGTGATCCTTCAAGATGCTTGTTATGGACATAGATATTCACGCCCAAGGACTTCTAAAGCGGGGTTAGAATCCATAGTGGAGCGCCCGGAACGTCTACGCGCAGGGATCTTGGGTGTCGCGTCTGCGTACGTTCGGATGGGGAAAAGATGGGGGAATCATCGCTGTGCACCTCACCCCGACCTAGACCTAAGTTCGTTACCGGTGCCCCCGTTTCAGATTCTGAAAACGACGAGAACTTTACCGTTAAACTCTCCAGCGATCACACATGTCCATGGGGCAAAGTGGATGGGAGAACTGAAAATGATGTGTGACGCGGCGGAATCGCGCTTGGCGCTGAATGGCAAGGAGCTTGTTCGTCCAAACAGTTCAGGAAGTGATAGCTCTGGTTCCGTGCCGAAACTTCATGAAGGTGATTTATATCTCTGTCCGGAGTCTTTAAATGCGTTTGAAGGTGCATTGGGAGGCGTGTGTGAGGCGATTGATACCGTTTTTGAGTCGGATGCCACACGTCGAGCTTTTGTATGCATTCGTCCCCCCGGGCACCACTGTTCCTCAAATTTTCCTTCTGGATTTTGCTGGCTGAATAATGTACATGTCGGCATCGCGCACGCTGCAATGACCCACGGTCTTACACATGCCGCGATTATTGACTTTGACTTGCATCATGGCGATGGCTCTCAGGCTATTGCTTGGGAACAGAATCAAAGGGCCATATCGGCATCCAGGAATGCGCCACTGCATAAAAAGACCAGGATCGGATATTTCAGTTTGCACGATATCAACTCATATCCGTGCGAAAGTGGCGATGAAGCTAAAGTCATGAGCGCCAGCGTCTGCATTGACAATGCTCATGGACAGTCCGTTTGGAATGTGCACCTTGAACCATGGAAGGACGCCATGGAGTTCTGGCAGCTCTACAATACGAAATACGCGGTCCTTCTAGATAAGGCTCGCTGTTTCTTGCGGTCATGCTCCCAACAGTTGCGCGACTCGCCAAATTCTACACACCCAAAAGCTGCGATTTTCCTCTCTGCGGGATTCGACGCTAGTGAATGGGAAGGGATCGGCATGCAGAGGCATAAAGTCAACGTTCCGACGGACTTCTACGCTAAATTTACGTCAGATATCAACCGACTcgccgaagaagaagatctaGCCGTGGATGGAAGGATTATTAGTGTCCTTGAAGGAGGATATAGTGATCGAGCGCTAACTAGCGGTATTTTCAGCCACCTCTCAGCGCTTGCTGATACTCGAAATGTTGTTGTCGACGATATGGATGCGCAAAGCCGCCTCGCTTCTGAAATGTTCAGTCGCCTTAACCTGAGTGATAAGGCTAGCAATGCTCCAAGTTGTGACTCAACTGAGGAACCCATACTTTTTGATACTATATGGTGGACTGGACCTATGTTGGAAGAACTTGAGATAATTGCACAGAAACCGCCTCCGGCGCCTATTCGTAAGCTCCGTGAAAAGGGTCAGCCAAGCTTTTTGGCACACACCCAGGCATCCGCTGCGAAAGCCGTCACCCCAGTCAGGGAACGTGGTGTTTTGTTTTCACACCATGCTACTCTGGATGAGCCGTTCTCCCTTCCAGAAGTCGACTGGGCCCTGGCAGCGGTTGAACTGTCGAAGGCCATCATACCTACTGACAGGCAAACTTCGAGCTTAAAGCACGCTGATTTGAAGGGAGAGAACGCAAGGTCCAAACGAGAGCGCCATTCGCTGACAGGATCTACTGACCTTGAAAGTGTTTCTGAACGCGGGCATATGCAACTTCGGGAAAGAAAGCCTAAAGCACCGGTCATCCCAGAGCTGCAGCCCGGAAATTCAAGATCATCATCTCGCAGTACTCGTCGGACCACCATTGCATCATCCAGTGATCTGGCTGATGGTGCTCTTCCTGAAACACCAATTGAGTCCCTTGATCAGACTCAGGTGGTGGTGCCACAGCATTCACGAAAACTTAGCGTCACTTCGAGCGTGGCATCGGTGGGCAGTGCAGCTCCTAGGAATATCTCTCTGCGCAAACCTCGTGAAGCTTCCAGCCGTCCAGTTAGCCGGGCACAAGCAAGTACTAGGCCTGCGACATCTATGGGGATAAATGTGCAAAAGCAGAGAGCTGTGGGAGTGGGTGATCGATCAGGATCCAGGAAATCCACTCCGCTCGACACCACCTCCGCACAATCCCAGCACGGAGATGTCGACCACCTTTCCAATGGCGTGAAAAAATTAAGCCTTAAACTGAAAGTTCCGACTCCCGAAGAGCATGCTGCGAGGGAAGCTGCAAGAATTGCCGAAGAACGGAATAGAAATATGTCAAAGACAGCTAAGAAGACCCCTGCCGCAAAGCCGACGAAGCAGATCGCAGGAAAGTCTACATCGAAAACTTCGCGTAATGCGACTATTTCAGAAGCTCCGAGAGCTGAGTCTGACACCGCCGACCCAC GTCGCGAACAGCACCAAACTACCGACCACCCGTCTTTTCCTTCTCCGCCCCTTACACCATTGTCACCCTGCGCCAGACCCCAAACCACAGTCAAGTCGGCCCCTCCAAAAGCTTACACAAAGGAAGACCTTCCTGTTTTCACCTCGACTTCTGTCATTCCCTTTGGCCCTTCCCGCGATAGCAATACCGGTTCATAG
- a CDS encoding uncharacterized protein (EggNog:ENOG410PIHF~COG:S~BUSCO:9423at33183), translating into MPPFPSPATGQQRESYTQMGPEHDLESIGKHCQFEYCHQLDFLPFRCESCKKTYCLDHRTETAHKCPNAGEWAAARRRKEASATSNNNNNNRMLSPSTLLPNSKPTIYNSAQCSHPKCKTLIHTLQNPGVHCQNCNRHYCLSHRLREDHDCTKLIPLGARPVGGKSVAQTNVDKARSAFSKLRAWGKDKSSSVTANLAPKPKPPSSAATRIANLNALKRSAKGDSNLDVSKRFYLHVEASADTTKSKFPSGDFYFDSSWSVGRVLDDAAKRLQVQNVNNRVEGEDERLRVFHVEGGRLLDFSEKIGNCKVAQGDTIVLLRGVGPPIPDLIEA; encoded by the coding sequence ATGCCACCTTTTCCATCACCTGCGACAGGCCAGCAGCGAGAGTCCTACACGCAAATGGGTCCAGAGCACGACCTCGAATCGATAGGCAAACACTGCCAGTTCGAATACTGTCACCAACTTGATTTCCTCCCATTCCGGTGCGAATCATGCAAGAAGACGTACTGTCTCGACCATCGGACCGAAACGGCGCACAAGTGCCCCAACGCCGGAGAATGGGCTGCGGCGCGAAGGAGGAAAGAAGCCAGTGCCACGAGTAACAATAACAATAATAACCGTATGCTCTCGCCGTCGACACTGCTGCCCAACTCTAAACCGACGATCTATAACTCGGCGCAGTGTTCCCACCCGAAGTGCAAGACGCTTATCCACACGCTTCAGAATCCCGGCGTACATTGCCAGAATTGCAATAGGCATTATTGCTTGTCACATCGGTTGCGCGAAGACCATGATTGTACGAAGCTAATCCCTCTCGGAGCGAGGCCGGTGGGAGGGAAATCTGTGGCGCAGACAAACGTAGACAAAGCGCGTTCCGCATTTTCCAAGTTGCGCGCTTGGGGGAAAGACAAGTCGTCGAGCGTCACGGCGAATCTAGCACCGAAGCCCAAGCCACCAAGCAGCGCAGCCACGCGGATAGCGAACCTAAATGCGCTGAAGAGATCAGCGAAAGGCGACTCGAACCTCGATGTATCGAAGCGGTTTTATCTCCATGTCGAGGCGTCGGCGGATACGACGAAGTCGAAATTTCCCTCCGGGGACTTTTACTTTGATTCGTCATGGAGTGTGGGGCGGGTATTGGACGATGCTGCAAAGAGATTACAGGTGCAGAATGTGAATAATCGTGTGGAAGGGGAGGATGAAAGATTGAGGGTATTTCATGTTGAAGGGGGAAGGCTTTTGGAtttctcagagaaaattggGAACTGCAAGGTTGCGCAAGGTGACACAATAGTCTTATTGAGGGGCGTGGGACCACCGATACCCGATTTGATCGAGGCATGA
- a CDS encoding uncharacterized protein (EggNog:ENOG410PZXZ~TransMembrane:7 (o20-40i52-73o79-97i109-129o155-177i248-267o282-300i)) has protein sequence MPITPQDKSFIGSETAAQELYGIGVRLGFYFQGIGLLLHIARSRKSAAGLKFASGSISLSLLVSWTVLAARQALSSCEAYIVLLLLSTMTLPGRIAFMTEDVSPGEGVGIFLVLFAETWVTTAYGWFFVRLSVTLPTLGTKNVTFFFAKVSLQGWFRTLGLVVFSLTCFTMLFFLYFSIRALRTTFASYRDGGRPLTEDEKKSAVPFVTTIASYAFAHGVDTSTLNPQEVEMIKTLIQRFHNSAIRSLVSIFSVLFFITTVELTIHWNDLSPISDLTSPGQLIPLVTGIVALWDDFLILVRPRSSDELTPGANGMIPVSSS, from the coding sequence ATGCCGATAACGCCGCAAGACAAAAGCTTCATTGGCAGCGAAACCGCGGCCCAAGAGCTCTACGGTATCGGCGTACGCCTCGGATTCTACTTTCAAGGAATTGGCCTCTTACTACATATAGCCCGAAGCCGAAAGTCCGCCGCGGGTCTCAAGTTTGCTAGTGGAAGCATCTCGCTCTCGCTCCTCGTGTCATGGACTGTCCTTGCAGCGAGACAGGCACTGAGTTCCTGCGAAGCATACATTGTCCTTTTACTCCTGTCCACGATGACGCTACCCGGCCGCATTGCATTTATGACCGAAGATGTCTCACCCGGTGAAGGCGTGGGGATATTTCTGGTGCTATTTGCGGAAACGTGGGTGACTACTGCATACGGCTGGTTTTTTGTACGCCTCTCTGTTACGCTGCCAACACTGGGGACGAAGAACGTGACGTTTTTTTTCGCCAAAGTATCTCTGCAAGGATGGTTTAGGACGCTCGGACTCGTCGTCTTTTCTCTCACCTGTTTTACCATGCTTTTCTTCCTATATTTTAGCATAAGGGCACTACGGACAACCTTCGCTTCATACCGAGATGGAGGGCGACCACTGACTGAGGACGAGAAAAAGTCTGCAGTCCCCTTTGTGACCACGATAGCATCCTATGCCTTCGCCCATGGGGTGGATACTTCAACACTCAACCCACAAGAGGTTGAGATGATAAAAACGCTCATTCAACGCTTTCATAATTCTGCGATCCGCAGCTTGGTCTCCATCTTCTCAGTCTTGTTTTTCATAACCACAGTCGAGCTCACTATCCATTGGAACGATCTAAGCCCGATTTCAGACTTGACGTCGCCTGGTCAGTTGATCCCGCTTGTCACGGGGATCGTTGCGCTGTGGGATGACTTTCTTATCTTGGTCCGCCCAAGGAGCTCTGATGAACTTACTCCTGGAGCTAATGGTATGATCCCTGTATCGAGCTCGTGA